ATGATGTGAAATCACAACTGCAAGTTGAACACAAGGATCTTCTCAAAAATGATTTTAACTTGGTTTTGTAAGTGTATTAGTTTGCACAATTGTAAGAGTGTTTTGTATTGGCTATTTTTGATATATAGCCAGTTaaatttttgcacacttaatAGTTCTTGTACTGGTTGGTGTTACTTGAATACTTGTACATGTGTTAACAGATGTTTTTTTCCAAGTTAATACTGTGTTCTCGTGAGCAGTTTTTTAGGAAGTCAGGTCGTTCATAACATAGGTGGGCGTACATGGCAGAGTTTAAGGACACTACAATTATACTAGTGTACCTGTTTCCGGCCGCCCGCCCGCATATGATTAGTCAGCTAaatattccgtattcttccactaattccggttattcttgcatactgaccgGTTTAGTAAAGGCCATCTTGAAACactgtcagcagtgctatcaaggcACAAACTTCACTTGGTGGGATGGCTTTTTATAGCTATTTTCTGACACAGCTTTGCCAGTCAAATAAtcgcttgaaaagctgccaatctcaatgaaaatggaccgcccgcccgcgtgcaaatatgcctgaggacgggaaacaggtatttggagtggcctaaaaagAAACTATTGGCCGCCCCCTACTAGCTAATCTGGCGGCGGTCCACCCCTTCTCATGCAAAAGGGCGACAGAGTTTAGTCAAGCTTTATTAATCCCTATCAGTTCGTGGAGAACACTGCTCTAGACATGGGTGGCCACTGTCGAACGTAGCGCACGTCTCACATGCGCTTGTAAACGCTTCTTATAATATATGCATTTTAATAGGCGTTATTATGTTGAGACATTGTCAGGTCATCTGGTTCTGGAAGTGGAGACCTGTGTATACAAAGAAAGAAAGTAAGTAAGAAATTTATGCAGATATAAAGTTTTACTTTGAAATTGTCCGCGTCCGCGTCCGAccatatccgccttttccaactaccctagTTCAAAAGCTTaatgcattaatacaatacaagttCTCACTCCCAGGTTTCCGCTAATACACTCTAACAACATCACAAATTTGCGTTTTAAACTTACTATCACTGAAGGTGTTGAGATTGAGCTTCTCCTCTCTGATGGGTGACAGTCCAAGTCTTGACTTGGTGATTAATCTCCCAGGTTTCCTCTCGATTCTCTCTAGACGTACTCCATCTGGTAGTTTGGACATGAGGACAGGAATAAGCACACTGCCATACTGGGTAGTCTCAATGCCCAGGGATTTCAACCCACGTATGTGAACCATCATCTTGTCATATAACCGTCTCAAAGGCTGGGCACGATCTCCAATACAAGCAGGAAGCCTGAAGATTTCTTCCATATGGGTAGCAATAATCTATTTAGTGTTGCCAAATCTCTTCTTCAATAATTCTACAGCTGAATCATAGTTGGCTTCTGTTAGACTGAGCCCTTGAATAGTTAAGGCAGCAGCACCCTCAAGCAAAGAATGCAGGTAATTGAACTTGTCAATTTTTGATATTTTGCTGTTTTCGTGAACTGCAGACTTATATGAATCCCAAAAGGATACCCACCCAATGACATCACCTTTGAACTTAGCCAAACTCAATTTGGGTAGACGCGTTTTTGTAACAGCTCCAGGTGGTGATGCAACAACAGCTGGGGTGGTACTGACTGTGTGGGGTGCGGCAGACGGCGGCTGTAAGGCTACGTCAATTCGACGCTTATAGTCCATTATCTTGGCTACCACAGTTTCAGCGTCATTTACCTCTGTTTCAATTTCTTACAATGAACACAGGTTCAAGATATCACGATTAAGGGTCTGTAATGTCTGTTCCTTAGCATTTAACTGTTGTCGTATCACGGTTAAACGGTCGATCTGTTCAGTGGTTAGTGGTTCTGTGGCCGCTAGAGTGTCGGTTTCTTTAGTTAGCTTCGTTACGACTCCACGGTGTGATCCTCTAACGGTCTTCAATCGATCCAAGTTTTCACTCATGCTTGCTCTCGATCTCTACGGCGTGAATGAATCTAAAAATAAAACTAAGAGAATACACAGTTCAGTCTTATCAGTACTTCACCTCTACTGGTGCCATTTAAATGCCCCGGCACAAGGATTCTGCGTATAGGGGGCTTCAGTGAGCTTCGTGCCCCACGTTGGGTGCCACTTGTCACGGAATTGGTACTAATTGACAACCTCTCAACAAAATGAACTGGAACAAGCCAACGATATTCACGCCACTTAGCACTTCAAACCACTCAAACGTGTTAATCGCTTCAACTGATAACCTAAACACACACGTGACAGCATTACACCATTCATTACATCATTGAATAAACCTAGCCTAACTAATTACAAAACCAACGATAAAATAAATGTTACAATAGGTAGTGGTACCTCCTCATCATCACTTGAATATGCTGCAGGTGTTTGAAAATTAGCTGGAGCCAGAGATACCAATGCATGAAGTAGTCCGGACACGTGAGTGCAGGTAGCAGATTTTCTATGGGGAACAACAAGTGTATTTAAACTGATCAATGCTTCAAATTACACACATACCCAGCAGCACATTCACAGTTGGCTTTCTTAATACTACACACCTCTCCTTCCACAGCTAGTAGAACATAAACATGGTATAGTCCATCTTTCATAGATGGAATCATAGAGCACTGTACATGACAAAACAATGGCTGTTTGCAGTTAACTTCACGGTACTTTAATCTCCCAGAAGCCCAATGGCTGAATCCACCCTGTAATGCACGGAAAGCTCCATGACCCTTAGACTCATTCCCGGTACATTTAGCCATGTAGGTGTACAGTAGTCCtataaataaaattttattgtgCATGCCTATATTACATGCTACATACACTGTACCTGGCATGACAGGGGGTGTTTTTTTACCCATTTCTTCACAATTTTCAGCAGACACAGACTCCCACCCAGCAACTGGAGCTCCTGGCAGACTAGTCAAAGTGAATGTAGTACTTAATCTCTGATGCTTCCGATACAAGTACGAACCATCAACATCGATGACTGGTTTGCCCTCTGACATTGCGCTAGGAATGCTGTTAAAAACAATGTTTATCACTAATTAATTAAGCATGCTGCTGACAGGTCATAAAAATTTTATTGTGATGTCAGATTACTAGTTCAAAAGAGAATATCGCAACACCACTCCGACACGATTCGCTCTATCAACACCAGACTACCACTAACAAGTAGAGTAGGCTTCTGTCTATTTGTCTGTGTACAATGTTTAGAAACATACGGTACGATTTTGCAACTAgcgatttttttaaaaacccaAAAATGTACATGCGCCTATGGAGGTTGGAGTATTTTTACGGAAAACTGTACTCCAGACGTGATGTATAGGCAATTAACGAATCCTTACAAAGTTAATGCATACTTCCATGAAAAATGAAATGGTCTATTCTTGGCCCATTCCAGACACCCCCCTTACCCAATTTTCGCACATCTGGTCTAGGCCTTGTACCCAAACATGATGGAGGGTGGCGAGTTATATACCATCTCTGCTCCTGCACCGCACAGTATAAATGATTATATAGACCCTGGCTCTTACTCCTTAACCTACTGCACCATTGACAACGCATATAGTATTACTAAAAAACTTGGCCCCAATGCTCTTCTTAGTAAAATAGTCCTAAAAGATGCCTTCAGACTGATTCCAGTTTGCCCGGAGGACTAGATCCTCCTAGGTATTCAGTGGCGCCAGTACTTTTATGTTGACACCTGCCTCCCATTTGGCTTAAGATCGGCCCCCTTTTTATTCAATCATCTGTTGGATGCAATCCACTGGGTACTGCATCATAATTATGGAGTAAAACACTTGCTTCACTACTTGGGACGATTTTTTCACTGCCGGAGGTGCCAACACTGACAACTGCATGAACAATTTAAAAGCAATGCTTTCcctttgcaaaaaaattaatgcaccAGTGAAGTCATCTAAAGTAGAAGGCCCTTCTACATCATTAACATTCCTGGGCATCCTGCTCGATACGACTACAATGGAAGCTAGCACAACACAAGAACAAAAGCAGGCTCTACTTTCAGAACTGGTTCACCTTAGATACTGCAGTAATTGCACGAAGCGTGCCTTACTCTCCTTAATTGGAAATTCTGCTGCAAAGTCTTACCAGCTGGCCGCATTTTCCTACGTAGGCTCATGGATTTAAGCACAATGGTACCAAAGCTTCACTACCATCTCCCCTTGACCGCTGAAGCAAAACTTGATCTTCAGTGGTGGCTGGACTTTTTACCACAGTGGTCAGGGAAGAGCCTAATCCTGCAGTCCAACTGGCTTCATAGCGATTTAATGCAACTTTATACAGATGCTTCTGGCACACAGGGATGGGGCGCTTATTGGTTGGGCAAGTGGCTGCAGCGTAGGTGGTCCCAGCACAACACCTTATGAACATAGCCTGGAAGGAACTATTCGCAATACTCCTCACAGTCCACAGCTGGGGCACTCACTGAATCAGACAAAAAATCAGTTTTCATTGTGATAACCAGGCAGTAGTGGATATATAGGAAACGGGAACTACTCGTGACCTCCATATTATGGCTCTAGTGCGTCTACTGTACTTTAGAGCGGCACAGAACAATATTAATGTGTGTGTGATGCATATACCTGGTGCTCACAATAATATAGCCGATGCATTGTCTTGTTTCCAGATGACAAAGTTTTTCCAGCTCACCCCAGTGACGAAGCAAGCTCCAGACCCCATCCCTGCCTGGCCTCTCCAATCATTCACCAACGCCTCCTGAAATGCCGTCATCATGGAGTTGCCGCCTCAACCTGACGCTCATACCAATCAGGTATGTCTGCCTTTCGACACTTCTGCACCCACTACGTCTGCTCACCACTGCCAGCATCATCTCTAACTTTACAGTATTTTTGTGCAAGCAAATCACAGTATGTATCTCACAAGACCTTGAAGATATATTTGTCTGGTATCCGTCTATGGCACATTGAGGAGGGTTTCAGTGACCCAACTAATGATCCACTCTTGCAACTAGTTTGTAGGGGCATACGCCGCATGCAAGGTGACAGATGCCGCACTTGCTTACCGATTACAATCAACATTCTCCATACACTAAAACGTGAACTTGGACAATCCCACTTCTCGCTGGCGGAGAAAAGAATGCTGTGGTCTACTTTTACATTGGCATTTTATGTCTTCCTGAGGGCAAGCGAGTACCTTAATCTCAGGTGGTCAGACATCACCCATACTGATAAGATCGCTACCAAACTACACCAATCAAAGACTGATCCTTTCCGTAAAGGTCATCAAGTACTAATATTCCCAACAAGTACATCTACCTTCCCTTTGCGAGCCTTCCTACACTAGTTTGCATTTTATTATTGTGTTCATCTTTGTTATATTATTTACCTCACTATTGTACTACATTACCCCTGGTAATTCATCATTGATCATGTTATTGTATTGGTCTGGCATCAcaatactgtatgcatatacCGATGAATCATTTAGACATGGGTAGTGACAGGGGGCAACCCcatttacaaaacaaaataaatCTATTAATCTAGGGAAAAATTGGGTGCAATGTGTTGCTTACCAAGGCACAAGCCAGTTAGTTAGTTGCGTGGGGCTTCAAATTTACCATGTATGCTATTATAACCGCTTGATACGTCTCCCTTTTCCTACCCTGCATAGCTGTTGTACACATGTGGGGCTACCAATGCTGCAGCTGCAGCCTACTATTATAGTGTTGCAAAAACAAAACTGCGTCCTACCCCACAAATGCGGTTGTACACATGCAGGGCTCCCAAAACTGCGGCCTACCCCACATAGCTGTTGTACACTTGTGAGGTCCTAATGCTGCGGCCTACCCCACATTGCTGTTGTGCACATGTGAGCTCCCAATGCTGCTGCTGCAGCTTGCACAATTGCTTACCTACCTTACATAACTGTTGTTCACATGTGGGTTCCAAATACTACCACTATATAAAGGCCTACCTCACATAGCTGTTGCACACTTGTGGGCTTTCAATGTCATTGATGTAATGCTTGCCTACCTCACATCGCTGTTGTACACTTGTGGGGTTCCTACTACAAAAATGTCACAAATTCTGTACCACATACTGCCAGCTGCACGACTAATCAAATAATTCGCCCAATGATTCTTCAGTTGCCCTCTGTCACTCCAAAGTTGGCGTAGTGGGCTAACCTGAGTATAAGTAAGCATGCTGATTTAAGGTACGTCTTGGTAGATATATACATGTGTTAACTCTTACAGGGAAAAGTGCAAGGAGCCTGGCTCGCTTGCACAAAGTGCTCGGGGGCGGTTGGGTGGCATACAAGCAAGCGAGCCGGGTCCTTGCTTAGCTTTCCCCCTCGCTCATGGGGGGTGGGCAGGGCATCTTGCATGTTAACTATGGTTGTATATGTACCCTAGCAGATTTTTAAATATTAgttgatctgatactgaatctgagagcatttaaAGGTTGCATTTGCAATTTTACCCTGGGAAAAGTTTTCATATTAACCACTCTGAGAATGAATCTGAAAGCATATTTGGTGTGCTGTTATaaagtatagtgtagtagtcactAGGGGTGCAACAATATATGGCAATATTTTCTactgcaatacaatacaatatgacAGATGGTGgatatcgatatatcgcgtattgcaatatattgtgCGTTACAAATATATTGCAATCCATTGCATAAAAGATTTGATTCAAAAGCATAACTACGTATTTATAAATGTAGTGTACTAAGTATATCTAGCACTCTAGCTGTCTCACACTGTAGCATATCGAGCTCGAGTCGAAGTCACTTTAATCGAGGCGTTAACCATATAGCTGTAATCTCACATTTACAGCACGTGCATAGAATGTTGATTAGAAAATGGCGACAAGTGCAGGTGACCATACTACCAGGCAAACGTCAAGCAGTACGACAGAGAGTATTGTTGAAATAGTTCCGAATTCGAGAGCAAAAACTCTTGTGTGGAACTATTTTGGGTTCCCCGGAAATGGACACAGGGCGGCAAGGACGAAAACAGCAATTATTTGTCACCTCTGCACCTCAAAAAGAGAGATACCATATAAGAACAATACTACTAATTTGTACACCCATTTAGAGCGACACCACAAAGAAGAATACATGGAGGTACACCCTAACAAGTTGTCGCAAAGTGGCAATGGCTCCAGCAAACCCAAACCTATGATGAGGCAATCACCAATGGCTGAGAATCAACGGATGCTTCAGCCACTAGACAAAACAACTTTTCAACATAAGCGACTGGTAGAAGCAACAGCGAAGTTTATTTATCAAGACATGCAGCCTTTGTCAGTGGTTGAAGGAAACAGATTTCGTTATTTGATGGCTGTTGCTGAACCGTGATTTGTTGTCCCCAGTCGCACTTATTTTACGCAAACTGAGATACCCTAGATTTATGTAGAGATGAAGCAAAAGGTACATGATGTGGTTTCTTCTGGTCAATTTCAATGTGCAACGACTGACTTGTGGACATCTCAGTATCAAGTAAAAGGTTACCTGACACTGACCACCCATTTCATTGACAGTGAATGGGTTCTGCATAGTGTTTATTTGGCCACTGTAGCAGTACCTATGGAGCACACTGCAGGGAACATCAAGAAGGTTGTCACAGACATCTTGTTTGATTATGGCATTGTAGAGAAGGTCATAGCTGCCACCACTGATAATGGTACTAACATAGTCAAGGCTATTGAGCTTTTAGAATTTCTTCATATGCCTTGTATTGGGCACACTTTAAATATGGCAGTAAAGAAATGCTTTGATTTAAATCAGGTTTCAAGGGCATTAGCTAGAGTCCATAAGCTTGTTGGCCACATTCACAGATCCACTAAAGCCATGTCAAAGCTTCATGAGAAGCTGGGTATTGAGTGTCATCAATtgattaatgattgtgtaaCCCGTTGGGGTAGCACCTTGATATGCTAGCTCGGTTTGTAGAACAATAACAGGCTATTTGTGCTGCACTACTAGAGAGTAGTTGTCGTGATGATCAACATTTGATGCCAACAGATGCAGAGATATCTGTATCTGAAGAGATGATTGTGGTACTAAAGGCTTTTTAATGATGGTACTGAGATAATGAGTGGAGAAAAGTATCCAACAATTAGATTAGTTAAACCACTACTAAAGAAGGTTGAAGTAATTTTAACCAATAAAGAGAGTGATTCCACGTTAGTCAAACAGAGAAAAAGAGCAATCAAAAGAGACATTGACCAGTGATATCAGGATGATGAGATTAGTGTTTTTTTAACAGTGGCAATGTTGTGAGAGCCAAGGTTTAAGGAAATGCCTTTTATAGAAAAGGAAATTGTGAAACAGACTGTTAAATTAGAGTTGCAAAGCCTTATTTAGGAGGTACCAGGGATGGAAATCACACAACAACCAACACGAGAAGAACAGGAAGCAGAAACATCTGAGCCAACAGAAGAACTACAAGCTAAAAAGAAGTTAGAACTGTTTTTTGAAGACATTATAGGTAATGATAGCACCGGAAGCAATCAAACTATAGAAGAAATAGCAACTACAGAAATAGATATATTGCAGAATCGCCAGAAAAGTTGAAGAGTAAGCAACCTCTTCTTTGGTGGAAATCACGTGCATCAAGTTATAAATACCTGTCTCTACTTGCTCAAAAGGTACTAGTATTACAGCCACTAGCATAGCTAGTGAGCGCATCTTCAGCACAGCTGGAAATGTGATCAATGAGAAACGTTCAAGGCTGACACCTGAAAATGTTTACAAACTTGTTTTTCTTTATGAAAACACAAACAGGTTATAAATTGTacttttactttttgtaacttACAGTATTAAATAATGATTACACGTGACTATTATATGCAAAATTACAAATATAGTGTAATGAATATTACAGAGAAATCCTGCAACAACAACCGCTGCGTTAGACAGCTTGATTTGTAATAAGTAAAAAATCAATGGCTTTTATATACAATGGAAGGTTTAGGAAGGTGACCTTATTACTGATGATCTGGTTAGACAGTCTTCACTGTATAATGTTGAAAGATGAGTGGAATTGTCTCTTGACCTGACCTCTTCTCTCATTCCAGATACCTACAGTAATCTAGATTCCCACATATTAATTTTAACACATCTGCTACATTGTTATGTTTACATATTTTATTAATTTCAAATTCATATACATCAAAATCGTCCCTTCCCTATTAGGTAGCTCTGcaagctacataattatacGTACTTCCAGTTCAGTGTTGATGTTTCAGTAAGCGTCCCATAGCATTTACAACTTGCAATGCCATAAGTTTAAGTTAAAATTGCTACCAAATTCCATCTTAGTacgttaaattttcaaaaatttcctgagggGGGGCATAGAGTATGCTATGCACGCTGCACATGCTCCCTTCCTTACTACTTCTTCTAAACACATTGTTCTGCCTCTAGTGTACGCCGTCTACTCACTTTTCATAAACCATTTCTTCCATCATTCTACTCCTCCAGGATAGCGTACGTTTTTTTTTCTGTCTTCAGCTCAGTGAACCGCTCAGAGCAGTCACTTCTAGCTGACTCATCATCAGAATCTTGAATGGTAGTTACATCTGAAGACATGTATTCTGCGGTATGCAAAGGTTCCACCCTCTTCTTGGTTGCATAGTCCAGCGTGGTTGAATTCTGTAGAGCCTTCTTGTGAGCATGTGCTTTTGGTATTCTGAGGCTTTTCAATGGTTTCTGTGTTGTTGAATACTCCTGGGTGTTCTCGCAATGTTATTAGGTGGTTTGATGTGCAAAAGCTTAGAGTCAGCTTCAGCCACAGTACCATATTATCAGGTGTTGAAGGAACAGGAGAAACTTCCTGATTTGCAATTCGTAGTCTTTTAAGATACTTTGTTGAACACCACTTACACCTTTCATACTTCAAAATGTAGAGGTGTAAGTAATTTATAATTGATCATTCAGCAATGGTATTTGCGTATGTCAACGATCAACACATGTAGAACCACTAAAAGATTATTCGACACTACTACAGACAATGTGTTGTATTTATTTTCTATTTCAGTAAGATATCACActttaaattacaaaataaaaatttttggaaGTTACCGCAATGTCATACTCCTATACAAACAATGATTAGTAATGTATTATACTGTTGGTGTCAAGCTACCAGTGGAATAGTTCTTCAACTTCTCAGCACATTCAAATACCAGTCCTCCTTACACTGAATCACTGGACTGTAAATAATGCCAGCTGTTTATAGGCACCAGCGAATTATATTTGCGTGTGGCGATATGAGATGTTAACTATATACTTTTAAATACCATACACCTTTAAATAATGCATTATAAGCCCAAGAACTATTCTAATACTATGCTTATAATTACTTTAATAACCTTTGTAGCTGGATCGTAGCTGTATAATTGAGGtaacaaaatttttgtggtaaaagtttttttgttaaaaatattttcgtggtcTCAGACCaaccacgaaaatatttttaccatgAAAATTTCCCTACCTAGGTAACATTAAAGCAccttgtgtactttttaaagaTGCACCAACTCAATAAAGCAGTGTACATGTCTTTAGCATAAATACATCAAATACTAtccttattttcaagtgatttacACGTATACAAAATGCCCAAATATCATTCAAAATAAGACATACTTCCTGAAATCACCATCACATATAGGATCTGCTGTACTAAATCCTCTGCAATTTTTGGTATAAAAGAATACCTTAGTTTCTAAATTAAAATAACACAACTGTAAAACCTTTATCTAGAAGGATAGAACGTTTTTCACACATTAATAGCCGTTTATACTCGATTCACCGGGATTGATAATCATTTATGCAAAACAGCCGGCCAATTATATCTGCTTAGGGAACCTTTACAGATGTCCCCACCTCACATTCACACACAATTGTCATGGTGAAGTGCTAAACTAACCGAATCCTGGCTGAAATGGACAGATAGAGATCCTGGTGAGGCGAGAAACTTGGTACGCGTCGTGAAATGTTACTGTTTACGTTCACAAAGAATTCTGAAGGCGCAATTTCCAAGGATCAATGGACTTCAATCGACATTGCTTCAATGCAAGCCATACACTGTAGATCACCAAATCAATGAAAATAAACTTCAAATAGTCTTTTGCAAAGATCGAAGCCACTGGGTACTTGCAACAACCATCAGACGTGAGACTGGTGAAGTAAAGGTTTATGACTCTATTTTTAATTCTCTTGACAAGGAATCACTGTGTACCACTATGAAGCTATTTTCTTCTGGCGATAATAAACCAAGGATAAGATTAAGTCCTTCACAGAAGCAAAAAGGTTCGAATGACTGTGGTGTTTTTGCTATTGGCATCGCTGTTGCAGTTGCTTTTGGATTAAATCCAAGTAAAGTTCATTTCCAACAGGACAGAATGAGAGCCCACTTGGTAAATTGTTTCAACAAAgaatttttttcactttttccTGTTGTAGATAATAATATTGACATTGCATAttatctaatctaatctaacataaaagaaaaaaatatcgCGCATGCAGTTGTACaatgctagctatatatacataatatagaAATTCTTTAGTGTGTTTGAAATTAGTACTATTTGAAATAACTTTGATGATTGCTGTTGTATAATA
This genomic interval from Dysidea avara chromosome 15, odDysAvar1.4, whole genome shotgun sequence contains the following:
- the LOC136245922 gene encoding uncharacterized protein, yielding MSENLDRLKTVRGSHRGVVTKLTKETDTLAATEPLTTEQIDRLTVIRQQLNAKEQTLQTLNQVNDAETVVAKIMDYKRRIDVALQPPSAAPHTVSTTPAVVASPPGAVTKTRLPKLSLAKFKGDVIGWVSFWDSYKSAVHENSKISKIDKFNYLHSLLEGAAALTIQGLSLTEANYDSAVELLKKRFGNTK